Proteins found in one Siniperca chuatsi isolate FFG_IHB_CAS linkage group LG22, ASM2008510v1, whole genome shotgun sequence genomic segment:
- the LOC122869739 gene encoding LOW QUALITY PROTEIN: E3 ubiquitin-protein ligase TRIM17-like (The sequence of the model RefSeq protein was modified relative to this genomic sequence to represent the inferred CDS: substituted 1 base at 1 genomic stop codon), translating to MSSFSVLASLSDDHFXCSICLNIFSDPVTTPCGHNFCKTCLSEHWDRSDLCHCPMCNKRFHVRPEISTNVVIEEISVQIKKRKVETPENSDAPWQVTCDVCTEIKLKALMSCLVCMTSYCEAHLEPHQRVPSLMRHKLIDPVENLEERMCEKHERILELFCRDEQVCICLLCSETDHKYHETVPVEEEGAQQKENIESKKAQIKIMIEDRMEKIKEFTDSSEMSREKANKEIDDSDELFNTLMNHVQVAQTKLKMNIEEKLRKSQDKDKSMIEELQEEITQLQKKHSKLEELSQSDDHLHFLQTLQALSTISSTKNWSKIRVYSDLCVQTVRRAMSHLVHTFQLELKTLTESELTRMRQYKESVTFDPTTAGCRLVVSEFGKRLKYSKIASPSSSSDDLLRFDCPMILGTKGFTSGRHYWEVQVGLRTDWDVGVAMETVTRTGKITLKKENGFFAIGKRGFDYQVHCIPNKVLHLCPRPRNVGVYADYKEGRVSFYDVDRKLHIHSFTGESFTEQLFPYFYLYSRYKKSEPLVITSMQDQASLLSLIHSLQQAKE from the exons ATGTCATCTTTCAGTGTCCTTGCTTCATTGTCGGACGATCATTTCTAGTGTTCGATCTGTCTGAACATCTTCAGTGACCCAGTTACAACACCTTGTGGTCACAACTTCTGCAAGACCTGCCTCAGTGAGCACTGGGACAGAAGTGATTTATGCCACTGCCCAATGTGTAATAAAAGATTCCACGTGAGGCCTGAGATCTCCACAAACGTGGTCATCGAGGAGATTTCGGTCCAAATAAAGAAGAGGAAAGTTGAGACACCTGAAAACTCTGATGCACCGTGGCAGGTGACGTGCGATGTGTGCACAGAAATAAAGTTAAAGGCCCTGATGTCCTGCTTAGTGTGTATGACGTCGTACTGTGAAGCTCACCTGGAGCCTCACCAAAGAGTTCCCTCCCTGATGAGACACAAGCTGATTGACCCGGTGGAGAACCTGGAGGAGAGGATGTGTGAGAAGCATGAGAGGATCCTGGAGCTTTTCTGCAGGGATGAACAGGTGTGCATCTGTCTGCTGTGCAGTGAGACAGACCACAAATACCACGAGACGGTGCCTGTTGAAGAAGAAGGGGCTCAACAGAAA GAAAATATTGAGTCCAAGAAAGCACAGATCAAAATTATGATTGAGGACAGAATGGAAAAGATAAAGGAATTTACAGACTCTTCTGAAATGAGCAGA GAAAAAGCTAATAAAGAGATTGATGACAGTGATGAGCTCTTCAATACTCTGATGAATCATGTGCAAGTGGcgcaaactaaactaaaaatgaaTATCGAGGAGAAGCTCAGAAAATcacaagacaaagacaaatcGATGATTGAAGAGCTGCAGGAGGAAATCACCCAACTGCAGAAGAAGCACTCTAAGCTGGAGGAGCTTTCACAAAGTGACGACCACCTTCACTTTCTGCAG ACGttgcaggccctgagcaccataTCAAGCACCAAGAACTGGTCCAAGATCAGGGTTTACTCAGACCTGTGTGTGCAGACGGTGAGGAGAGCCATGTCTCATCTTGTGCACACTTTTCAATTAGAACTGAAAACTCTGACAGAATCGG AACTGACCAGGATGAGACAATACAAAG AGTCAGTCACCTTTGACCCCACCACTGCTGGTTGCCGCCTTGTGGTGTCTGAATTTGGGAAACGTTTGAAGTACTCCAAAATTGCAAGCCCCTCATCATCGTCTGATGACTTACTGAGGTTTGACTGTCCCATGATCTTAGGGACGAAGGGCTTCACCTCTGGGCGTCACTACTGGGAAGTCCAAGTGGGCCTGAGAACCGACTGGGATGTCggtgttgccatggaaacagtaACCAGAACAGGGAAGATCactctaaaaaaagaaaatggcttCTTCGCCATAGGAAAGAGGGGTTTTGATTACCAAGTTCATTGTATACCCAACAAGGTCCTTCACCTGTGTCCCAGGCCAAGAAATGTAGGAGTGTATGCTGACTACAAGGAAGGCAGAGTCTCTTTCTATGATGTGGATAGGAAGTTGCACATTCACTCTTTCACAGGAGAGTCTTTCACAGAGCAACTGTTTCCGTACTTCTATCTGTACAGCAGATACAAGAAATCGGAGCCTCTGGTCATTACCTCTATGCAAGATCAAGCATCTCTCTTGTCTCTCATTCATTCCCTCCAACAAGCTAAAGAATAA